The Dysidea avara chromosome 11, odDysAvar1.4, whole genome shotgun sequence genome includes the window CCTGAAAGTGCCACAATTGACATATCTTTTGCTCCTGAAACAGAAGAATTGTTATATGAAGGTGACGTGGAACACGATCACACAGATGAAAAGGAAGGTACCCCGGTAATGGATGAATCGACTAGCAAGGAGAATCGTGAGCAAGACCTCTCGTTGGTTCTCGACATCCATGTCAGCGAGGATCTACAAATACAGAGCAAGGATGAAGATAAGTCAAGCAAGTCTGGTGAAGGAGCCAGTCAGGGTGATAAAAGGTTTGTGATCTATTCTTGTCCATTTGTTTGATCCTTTAGGATGATGTGAAACAATGGTGGTAAAACCATCAGAGTCATTTGTGGTTCAGTCATGGCCCTGGTCTCAGCAGTAATGCCGATAGTATTTTTGTGGTTGGCTTTGCATGAAGCAGCATGTAGGGTGTGTGTGATGATAACCAGGAAGACAGGATGTCATTAAACTATCCACAGGCCAATGGCTGTCTGGTGGAACTATATCATCACAGGAAGTTTTAtatctggatcacatgatcctgtTGTTTGCTGTGAGTTCTCTCCTTTAGGGACAATGCTTTTTGTAACCTTCTTTTTGTAGTTTTTGTCTCTCTAAGTTGTAATTTTTGCAGCTCATACAGAAAACAGGTCACAGGAACACACTGAAGAAGACAACAGATTTTAGAAAACACCTAAACACTTTAAATTGGGAATACATCAATGGTACTGGTTTGAAAAGAGACGGTTGCCTGCTATGATGATCGGACATTGTAGAGAAGTGATTTCTGAATCTCATTAACTAATTTTCTGTCCTTTCTGACCCTCTGCTGCAGTGTAATCCTACTGATGATCGAGTGCAGTAGCACTTGATAGTAGGATGAAGATTCTAGTCAGCTAAACTCAACTGTTGCATACTGAATGTAACACTTGACCACGTAGGCTCATGCCCCCAGCTCTATAGTATATGCTtgaaatgttctaatagagcagtcaacttccTGATGGAACAGTCACTTTCTGAGCCCTTAAaactttatagtagctacatAGTTTACTGTACCTATGTAAATACAGTGAAAATAGTCTTTAAAACTTTCTCAGAGCTAAATTCTATCTAGATCCCATTGAATGGTATACCCATGTCTCTGTTGTGTGTTTCAGACTCTGCTGTGCAGCTTGCATTGTTCATGTTGGTTTGCTCTGCCATTCCTTTAGGAATGTCAACTGAAATTTAGCTTTTCCAAGATATTACATTTGTACCTCAGGCTACATCTAGATCATATACTCTTTTTTGGCAATGGTTTCTATGAGGAATTCATTGTTCTGTTGTTGCATTTTGTAAAACACTGGACTATTGCTATATGCTGTGCTAATTTCCGTAGGTTTACTAAAAGGAATCAGCTATTTATATGGTTTCTGCTGCATGTACGACATGATAGTCTATGCATGTAATCTCTTCCTTTATAGGTAACTGTGTTAATCAATTTAGTTTTATTTAACCTCAGCCATCATCAGCCTTACTGGCTGTTTACTCATTTCATATGGGAGAGCATCCTTTGTGATTGATTGAGATCAAGTATATAAGGATTAGGTGTATAGAACAGTATGGAAGAAGATATTATCGTTTTTGATGATTCTAGATGAACTTGGAATCCGTAGTGTCTGTAAGATGGTATATCGCTGAAGCTAAATGAAGGAGGACCAGATGACTTTCTTGTTTTTGTATTATGTTTTGTACTCATTCCGCTGCTATATAATATGCTACTAGAATTGTGTGCATTGCATATTAGTGTGTTGTGTCATGTAGTAATGTGTGTATAGAGCTCATGATGGTGttgtgtttgtagtacacaGTGTTCCTTGTGGGTGAGTGGACTAAGTTCTTCTGTCAGTGCTTCTGATCTGAAGACCATGTTCTCTCCATTTGGAAATgtgagtgaaaaaagttgtgtaGTGCAGCTGTTTGTAGGGTATAGTTTTCTGTACCTCCAGAAGGGCTTGgggttttgttttttttaattctgttgACATCTGTGTTATGCGTATTACAGCATATTTGTTACTGTGTACCATTGTAGGTGTCATCAGCTAAGGTGGTTGCTAAACAGGGCTCACAGAGCAGGTTTGGACATGTTACTATGAAGGACGAGAAAGAAGCTGCCAACTGTATCAAGGAGTTAAATGGCAAGGAACTCAAGGGAGCTAAAGTCACAGTTGAAATGGTAACATCATATCCACCCATTGCTGGTATATTAGCTGTATTCATGATGTAGGCCAAGAGCAGTGCTCTTGTGGGCAAGAAGCCATCTTCTAAGGACGCTGAAGGAGAGTCCAAGCCTGCTGCTGAAAAGAGCAGCAGCAGAAGTGACTCCAAATCACGGTCTAGTGATACCAAAGGTAACTTGCCTGCTATCCTCCCGTATGTGTGATTTGTGTTCCGTGTAATATCAAgacttcataatatatatatatatatatatactgaggagagtgtcctcTCATGTactcctgtagaagggcgtatcatgaagttatgacgtaacacttctgagttcgcccattattctttgtataattaatgatgtcgttagtgaacatggtatcgattgaacgcatGCCTAACAACattgctagcaaccaaattaactccagctctaagtgtttctcaccaaactacaatTGTTTCTTCATGgattaagaccgcttcgtagacatttcttgctaggccatttgcaaatacggctatcctgagtgtcgtgagtgtgaaatggtgctaacgattcttgcacttttaagGCTGCCTGTATGTCAAACCGCAACACCTTGTagttatgtcataacttcacgatacacccttctacaggggtatacgagagtaggacactctcctcggtagatgtattatgaactcttgataatatttaTAGGTAGTTCATCGAAGTCTTCAAAGGGAACATCTTCTGACAAGTCATCCTCACGAAAAGAGTCTTCATCATCTCATCGTCATCGTAGTTCATCAAGAGGACGTCGTAGTAGTCCATCCCATGGATCAAGAGATAGGAGGAGAAGGTATGTTTGTTATTatagtgtgtgtgcatacgtcAGTGTTATGTGatttatatatgtgtgtgtgtgtgtgtgtaggtctAGATCTAGGTCCAGATCACCTAACTCTAAAACTGATCGACCAGCAGCAAGGGGAGAACTCCAGCGTAATCTTGAGATGCGTCTTGAGCCTCGTCTTCCAGAAAGGGAGGTATACTTACGACGCCAGCTGACTCTGGAACAGCAAGAGAAGGACTTGATGGAGCGTATTCAAGCTATCAAGGAACGAGAAATACGAGAGAGGGAAGTCAGACAACAAGCACTTGCAGAACAAGAGAGATTGTTTCGTCAGAAAGAAAGAGAGCTGAAAGAACGTGAGCTAAGGGAACGCCGTAGGAGAGAAGAATTGGAGAGGATACTAAGACAAGGAGATGCCAGGGAGAGAGACTTCCGTGAACGAGAGCGACGCATGAAGGAAGAATTCCAACGACAACTACGTGATCAGGAAATGAAGGCTAAGCATGAGCGACAGATGAGGGAACGTGACCTGTTAGTACAAGCTCAGAAGGAAGAGCAATTTCGTGACCAAGAAAGAAAGTTACAGGAGACAAAGCAGCAGTACTTCAAGGTTAGAATCATATCATAAACAAATGGTATTTTGGATTGTTTGTTTTATAGTTGAACAAGGAGAAAGAGATACTGGCAGCTAGGGCTGCCAAAGCTGAACAAGAGAAGTTAGAAAGAGAACGCCAACTCCTTGATATTCAACAGCGTGAACGAAGGGAGAGAGATTTGCTGGAGAAGAGGTTAATGAAGGAGAAGGCTGACCAAGAGAGAATGTTCTTAgagaaacaaaaagaaatggaagaGAGGGTTCGTCTACAGCAGCAGGAATTCAAGCGCAGGGAGATGGAACGTCTAGAAGCTGAGAAACGTGAGTGGGAGCGTGAGAGGCAAGACAGAGAGAGACAAGATCGAGAGAGGCAAGAATCGTCTAAGAAAGACATGTCTTCTATAGGTGGTGAGAGTAGCAGGGACCGAGATAAGCATGACCACAAGTCATCCAAGCAGCCCAGTGACCGTGCCACTAAACGACCATTCAATGATGAAGCAATGTATGAAGATATCAAGCGTCCAATCCGACATGACATCAGAGAAACTCTGACTGGTTTCCACCAACACCAAGGCAGCATGCAGCAAGAAAGTCGTAGCATCCGTCGTGAGTCACCACCTCTACGTGGCTATGACAGAGGCCGACCACAAGAACCAGTAGGATACCCAGCTCCATCAGGCCGTGGTGCACCTAGTTATGGAGACCGTCCCCCTACAAGCCGTGCCACTGGCTTACCAGTTACCCCCAATCTACCACCAGAATTGATCAACGCAGCCAACAAGGCTTTGCAGACCATTCAAAGAGCAGCAACTGGTTCCATTCCTGACCAACACAGACAAGGTAGACCGATGCCATCAAACAGTGGAAGACCCTATGGAGGAGGACCACCACCCACAAGTCGTCCGGACCCTTACCCACCTCGTCCTGGTAGTTTCCAAGGTAACCCAAGAGGTGGACAGATGGGAGGGTATCCCCCTAGTCAACCTCGTATGCATGATGATCGCGGTGGTAGACGTGTCAGTAGTGCACCTGCCCCCTATCAAGGCAACTATCCTAGAAGATACTAATACATGACTTTTAGTGTTGATATATAGAACTAATGGAATTTTAGATGCTTGTTATATGTTAATGCATTGTTGATATTGAAAATTAGCAtttttatatattatacattGTCAAATCCCATCATTCTGTCCAGAAATTCTCCAAACAGTTTAGGATTTCCTGGCTGGTAGCTCTTTAAATTTGATGGGTCAAGTCTTCTGACAGTCTCTAATAGATCACTGGAATATACAACTAACAATAATACCAAaagttattatatatatactgactcttgataatacttcAAATTTTTTGTGATTACCTAAAAGCAAGTTtgtataataaatatataattataagctATTGGGGTAATGCAATCTAAGACTACACAGACCTGTCTACCAGGAACACAATCATTTTTCTATgtataaggccatacctatttgaaaagttgttccTCAGATTTATTACAACAAAATGGGTCAGTCGGTACAAGCCATGTAATAGATCAGTAAGTCACATTAAAGCTGTATGCAGACCTATCACAGATGAACATAGCTAGAGTTCAATGTGCACTGATGCTATCTTTACGTACAGATAGCTAGCACTATATTTGAGCTCAAAATTTGTGACCAACtgacttctattagagtaccttgatctttGGCAGCAATTTTTTAAGGTGATATGTGATCTAATTTTTCTTTTCTTAATTAAAATCTGCAAAATTGGGTCAGTCGGGTCccagcaacaacttttcaaataggtatggcctaaccaCTAagtttgcacacacacacttacccaAAATGGGTAGCAATGAGGTGTTGATCCTGTTGTAGTTGGTAAGCCAGTTCAGTTTGATGATTGCCAGCTAGTTGATCATTAATTACTACAATGAGGGGCTTGTCCAGGGTGAGTGCCTCCAAAGTGGTACCAGCACCTGCAAAGAAGGGgcaaagctgtgaaaaaggtgtttTGAAGGCTACCATAGCCTGGCTGTATTTACACAGATTTCGCTTCTTTTTTGAACTTTATAAGGCTcttgcagaggaggttggtcatgcatCATCATTCATCCTGTGATAGCAGTGTGGGATTGGGTTAGGTATGGATCCAACTTTATTGACactgcaatgactgttctattagaatatcttgcgATGTTACACTTTTGCTTTGTACTGCAccaatttcaaggtaatcaagTTATGTAACAAGCAAAGTGTGTAAAAATCTTGGTCCCtcagacaaaaaaaaattaaaactggGCATGaagctatgcatgtgtgaaaattgtgttttataCAGTTCGATGTattggctttcttggctgcacaacacacaatgccagacatgccaactctcacgcattaggcgtgagtctcactcttggctagtaatctcacgctatCACGCCTAACcttctgtttctcactctttcagcttagttctcacgtcTGATC containing:
- the LOC136238385 gene encoding SAFB-like transcription modulator isoform X2, which translates into the protein MAELLLNGKKLDDLKVSELKDELDKRDLSKKGNKSALLERLRKAVLQEMASSAAASSVSNDESVELDASEMEETAPSTGEPAEESVTSGSELQQEVVVPKKPTPGRKLGYKKRGRGGRITSPRDKSTTPSDTPSKFEDDSGLSLEESDTIKLETKLETKTEPLEPITESVPSDLFTADSDAKDEEDNKPIVVEDDKPEEEWKEEDDEKDMGLPLHLDEGAMDYSSQMESSQEEIKVDDDDNVVPEHGIDDLPDFDQRNQDQAGDDFVLPEGAKDDAMDEGGTTEPPKKDKDTKADDPPPESATIDISFAPETEELLYEGDVEHDHTDEKEGTPVMDESTSKENREQDLSLVLDIHVSEDLQIQSKDEDKSSKSGEGASQGDKSTQCSLWVSGLSSSVSASDLKTMFSPFGNVSSAKVVAKQGSQSRFGHVTMKDEKEAANCIKELNGKELKGAKVTVEMAKSSALVGKKPSSKDAEGESKPAAEKSSSRSDSKSRSSDTKGSSSKSSKGTSSDKSSSRKESSSSHRHRSSSRGRRSSPSHGSRDRRRRSRSRSRSPNSKTDRPAARGELQRNLEMRLEPRLPEREVYLRRQLTLEQQEKDLMERIQAIKEREIREREVRQQALAEQERLFRQKERELKERELRERRRREELERILRQGDARERDFRERERRMKEEFQRQLRDQEMKAKHERQMRERDLLVQAQKEEQFRDQERKLQETKQQYFKLNKEKEILAARAAKAEQEKLERERQLLDIQQRERRERDLLEKRLMKEKADQERMFLEKQKEMEERVRLQQQEFKRREMERLEAEKRGESSRDRDKHDHKSSKQPSDRATKRPFNDEAMYEDIKRPIRHDIRETLTGFHQHQGSMQQESRSIRRESPPLRGYDRGRPQEPVGYPAPSGRGAPSYGDRPPTSRATGLPVTPNLPPELINAANKALQTIQRAATGSIPDQHRQGRPMPSNSGRPYGGGPPPTSRPDPYPPRPGSFQGNPRGGQMGGYPPSQPRMHDDRGGRRVSSAPAPYQGNYPRRY
- the LOC136238385 gene encoding scaffold attachment factor B1-like isoform X1, which gives rise to MAELLLNGKKLDDLKVSELKDELDKRDLSKKGNKSALLERLRKAVLQEMASSAAASSVSNDESVELDASEMEETAPSTGEPAEESVTSGSELQQEVVVPKKPTPGRKLGYKKRGRGGRITSPRDKSTTPSDTPSKFEDDSGLSLEESDTIKLETKLETKTEPLEPITESVPSDLFTADSDAKDEEDNKPIVVEDDKPEEEWKEEDDEKDMGLPLHLDEGAMDYSSQMESSQEEIKVDDDDNVVPEHGIDDLPDFDQRNQDQAGDDFVLPEGAKDDAMDEGGTTEPPKKDKDTKADDPPPESATIDISFAPETEELLYEGDVEHDHTDEKEGTPVMDESTSKENREQDLSLVLDIHVSEDLQIQSKDEDKSSKSGEGASQGDKSTQCSLWVSGLSSSVSASDLKTMFSPFGNVSSAKVVAKQGSQSRFGHVTMKDEKEAANCIKELNGKELKGAKVTVEMAKSSALVGKKPSSKDAEGESKPAAEKSSSRSDSKSRSSDTKGSSSKSSKGTSSDKSSSRKESSSSHRHRSSSRGRRSSPSHGSRDRRRRSRSRSRSPNSKTDRPAARGELQRNLEMRLEPRLPEREVYLRRQLTLEQQEKDLMERIQAIKEREIREREVRQQALAEQERLFRQKERELKERELRERRRREELERILRQGDARERDFRERERRMKEEFQRQLRDQEMKAKHERQMRERDLLVQAQKEEQFRDQERKLQETKQQYFKLNKEKEILAARAAKAEQEKLERERQLLDIQQRERRERDLLEKRLMKEKADQERMFLEKQKEMEERVRLQQQEFKRREMERLEAEKREWERERQDRERQDRERQESSKKDMSSIGGESSRDRDKHDHKSSKQPSDRATKRPFNDEAMYEDIKRPIRHDIRETLTGFHQHQGSMQQESRSIRRESPPLRGYDRGRPQEPVGYPAPSGRGAPSYGDRPPTSRATGLPVTPNLPPELINAANKALQTIQRAATGSIPDQHRQGRPMPSNSGRPYGGGPPPTSRPDPYPPRPGSFQGNPRGGQMGGYPPSQPRMHDDRGGRRVSSAPAPYQGNYPRRY
- the LOC136238387 gene encoding UDP-N-acetylglucosamine transferase subunit ALG13-like — its product is METNEERSIFVTVGTTRFDELVKAVASEQFIKLAISKGYNKMVVQAGKSTFIPEVVNNTQFHTEVYQYKDTLKHDMQEASLIISHGGAGTTLEALTLDKPLIVVINDQLAGNHQTELAYQLQQDQHLIATHFGDLLETVRRLDPSNLKSYQPGNPKLFGEFLDRMMGFDNV